A part of Vulpes vulpes isolate BD-2025 chromosome 15, VulVul3, whole genome shotgun sequence genomic DNA contains:
- the EMC7 gene encoding endoplasmic reticulum membrane protein complex subunit 7 produces MAAVQWGFVALLLLLLSGDAQGSELPGAAADGSGGSGVGTGDRFKIEGRAVVPGVKPQDWISAARVLVDGEEHVGFLKTDGSFVVHDIPSGSYVVEVISPAYRFDPVRVDITSKGKMRARYVNYIKTSEVVRLPYPLQMKSSGPPSYFIKRESWGWTDFLMNPMVMMMVLPLLIFVLLPKVVNTSDPDMRREMEQSMNMLNSNHELPDVSEFMTRLFSSKSSGKSSSGSSKTGKSGAGKRR; encoded by the exons ATGGCGGCCGTGCAGTGGGGCTTCGTTGCCCTCCTCCTGTTGCTGCTCTCAGGGGATGCCCAGGGCTCGGAGCTGCCTGGGGCTGCTGCCGATGGGTCAGGCGGGAGTGGGGTCGGCACAGGAGACCGCTTCAAGATCGAGGGGCGTGCGGTTGTTCCCGGGGTGAAGCCGCAGGACTGGATCTCGGCGGCGCGAGTGCTGGTAGACGGAGAAGAGCATGTCGGATTTCTTAA gACAGATGGGAGTTTTGTGGTTCATGATATACCTTCTGGATCTTATGTAGTGGAAGTTATATCTCCAGCTTACAGATTTGATCCTGTCCGAGTCGATATcacttcaaaaggaaaaatgag AGCaagatatgtgaattatatcaaaACATCAGAAGTGGTCAGACTGCCTTATCCTCTTCAAATGAAGTCTTCAGGTCCACCTTCTTACTTTATTAAAAGGGAATCATGGGGCTGGACAGACTTTCTAATGAATCCGATG gtTATGATGATGGTTCTACCATTATTAATATTTGTGCTTCTGCCCAAAGTGGTCAACACAAGTGATCCTGACATGAGACGG GAGATGGAGCAGTCAATGAACATGTTGAATTCCAACCATGAATTACCTGATGTTTCTGAGTTCATGACAAGACTCTTCTCTTCAAAATCGTCTGGCAAGTCTAGCAGCGGCAGCAGTAAAACAGGCAAAAGTGGGGCTGGCAAAAGAAGGTAG